From a region of the Alosa sapidissima isolate fAloSap1 chromosome 9, fAloSap1.pri, whole genome shotgun sequence genome:
- the LOC121718268 gene encoding uncharacterized protein LOC121718268 isoform X4 has translation MIKETTNMMEDNGNVTGKRKGKEKTSVVWAHFTVLEEDRPTVMCVHCKKTFYLCQGSTSSMLNHLKAQHPTELDHTDGHKSQSEQLLDVHADEHKTSPIKERKGKRSIVWLHFTRSGRDTVDCLYCKKRLKYQSGSTTNMHKHLHQHHPYVNNTKGHQETTMVVQKNVTTCIRKSRTRSVEKVSLRTKQQPLVVKGASESQERDVESSESVDAHPVASQLLQLQVHALLKQLEEKERQLTQAYETFQNTVRGLSEDMESIQEQLTHLNGKYQGAKKGRPCSSVKSNSQVPTAVPSTVRHTRSIEYEACEGRPLLTLSCTSEPNSPGFDETEGSPQRSSKDQEVTIIGLLTPSSTAVANSDSILEFVNTFMQTAYTSEASATTAAGSGSDTERQPVHLPLKTLSVRLQDCRHKLGPDGIFTVQSVKMHGRQEDRDFEDEDDYDNDDDGGDDDVSDYNHESDPDYRPEDDGNSDKNPEKFFQRFCKKKRSQQGSSQRAMQHPEKASPPQKASLKVHGGSSSEERPFKCPLCGKSYKYCPDYIQHLKTHSSPTFTPHGQQEREDDNDDDHINTEKDPENNLENGGNSYDRPKSFPTILSESTILNDLGRHKEAEEEMYNNDDDDDDEIDGDGNKVANGKDTNYNLEDDCNSNDNPEGFAVFF, from the exons ATGATCAAGGAAACGACAAATATGATGGAAGACAACGGCAACGTTACTGGCAAACGTAAAGGAAAAGAGAAGACTTCAGTAGTGTGGGCTCATTTCACGGTTTTGGAGgaagataggcctactgttatgtGTGTTCATTGCAAAAAGACTTTCTACCTATGCCAGGGTTCGACCTCGTCTATGCTCAATCATCTAAAAGCACAGCATCCCACTGAGCTCGATCACACCGATGGCCACAAA TCTCAGTCCGAGCAGCTGTTGGATGTCCATGCGGATGAGCACAAGACCAGTCCCATTaaggagagaaaagggaagCGCTCCATTGTGTGGCTTCATTTTACACGTTCAGGGAGAGATACTGTGGACTGTCTTTACTGCAAGAAGAGACTGAAATACCAGAGTGGCTCGACCACTAATATGCACAAACATCTACATCAACACCATCCCTACGTCAACAACACCAAGGGCCACCAG gaaaCGACTATGGTTGTTCAGAAAAATGTGACCACATGTATAAGAAAATCAAGGACACGGTCAGTGGAAAAGGTGTCTCTGCGGACAAAACAACAACCACTTGTGGTTAAGGGT GCTTCCGAGTCACAGGAGAGAGATGTGGAGTCTAGCGAGAGTGTGGATGCCCACCCCGTAGCCAGCCAGCTCCTACAGCTGCAAGTGCATGCACTCCTGAAGCAactggaggagaaagagagacaactCACACAGGCATATGAG ACGTTTCAGAACACAGTTCGAGGTCTGAGTGAGGACATGGAGTCAATACAGGAGCAGCTCACTCATCTGAACGG AAAGTATCAGGGTGCAAAGAAAGGGAGACCTTGCAGTTCAGTCAAATCTAACAGTCAAGTACCAACGGCAGTACCTTCCACTGTTAGGCACACTCGGTCAATTGAGTACGAG GCGTGTGAGGGCCGCCCCCTGCTTACCCTTTCCTGCACCTCTGAGCCCAATTCTCCTGGTTTTGATGAAACGGAAGGGTCACCACAAAGGTCATCCAAGGATCAGGAAGTCACTATTATCGGCCTGCTGACTCCTTCCTCCACAGCTGTTGCCAACAGCGACAGCATTTTG GAATTTGTGAACACATTCATGCAGACTGCTTATACCTCTGAGGCCAGCGCCACCACCGCTGCAGGCTCAGGCAGCGACACAGAAAGACAACCAGTGCACCTTCCGCTGAAGACACTGTCAGTGAGGCTGCAGGACTGCAGGCATAAACTGGGTCCAGATGGCATTTTCACAGTTCAGAGTGTAAAGATGCACGGTCGTCAGGAGGATAGGGAttttgaagatgaagatgactaTGACAACGacgatgatggtggtgatgatgatgtctCAGATTATAATCATGAGTCAGACCCAGATTACAGACCTGAAGATGATGGCAACAGCGATAAAAACCCTGAAA AGTTTTTCCAGAGGTTTTGCAAGAAGAAGAGGAGTCAACAGGGATCCTCACAGCGTGCAATGCAGCACCCCGAGAAAGCTTCACCCCCTCAGAAAGCTTCTCTGAAAGTACATGGGGGAAGTTCTTCAGAGGAAAGGCCCTTCAAGTGTCCCTTGTGTGGCAAGAGTTATAAATATTGTCCGGACTACATTCAGCATTTAAAAACTCATAGCTCACCGACCTTCACACCGCATGGTCAACAAGAGAGGGAGGATGACAATGATGATGATCATATCAACACCGAGAAGGATCCGGAGAACAACCTTGAAAATGGTGGCAACAGTTATGACCGCCCTAAAA GTTTCCCAACAATACTTTCCGAGTCAACAATTTTAA ATGATCTTGGCCGTCACAAGGAGGCAGAAGAGGAGATGTATAataacgatgatgatgatgatgatgagattGATGGTGATGGCAATAAAGTGGCCAATGGTAAAGACACCAATTACAACCTTGAAGATGATTGCAACAGTAATGATAACCCTGAAG GCTTTGCAGTCTTCTTCTAA
- the LOC121718268 gene encoding uncharacterized protein LOC121718268 isoform X3 translates to MIKETTNMMEDNGNVTGKRKGKEKTSVVWAHFTVLEEDRPTVMCVHCKKTFYLCQGSTSSMLNHLKAQHPTELDHTDGHKSQSEQLLDVHADEHKTSPIKERKGKRSIVWLHFTRSGRDTVDCLYCKKRLKYQSGSTTNMHKHLHQHHPYVNNTKGHQETTMVVQKNVTTCIRKSRTRSVEKVSLRTKQQPLVVKGASESQERDVESSESVDAHPVASQLLQLQVHALLKQLEEKERQLTQAYETFQNTVRGLSEDMESIQEQLTHLNGKYQGAKKGRPCSSVKSNSQVPTAVPSTVRHTRSIEYEACEGRPLLTLSCTSEPNSPGFDETEGSPQRSSKDQEVTIIGLLTPSSTAVANSDSILEFVNTFMQTAYTSEASATTAAGSGSDTERQPVHLPLKTLSVRLQDCRHKLGPDGIFTVQSVKMHGRQEDRDFEDEDDYDNDDDGGDDDVSDYNHESDPDYRPEDDGNSDKNPEKFFQRFCKKKRSQQGSSQRAMQHPEKASPPQKASLKVHGGSSSEERPFKCPLCGKSYKYCPDYIQHLKTHSSPTFTPHGQQEREDDNDDDHINTEKDPENNLENGGNSYDRPKSFPTILSESTILNDLGRHKEAEEEMYNNDDDDDDEIDGDGNKVANDEALQSSSNDGNNISFKDNMGNKIGDATVYQCL, encoded by the exons ATGATCAAGGAAACGACAAATATGATGGAAGACAACGGCAACGTTACTGGCAAACGTAAAGGAAAAGAGAAGACTTCAGTAGTGTGGGCTCATTTCACGGTTTTGGAGgaagataggcctactgttatgtGTGTTCATTGCAAAAAGACTTTCTACCTATGCCAGGGTTCGACCTCGTCTATGCTCAATCATCTAAAAGCACAGCATCCCACTGAGCTCGATCACACCGATGGCCACAAA TCTCAGTCCGAGCAGCTGTTGGATGTCCATGCGGATGAGCACAAGACCAGTCCCATTaaggagagaaaagggaagCGCTCCATTGTGTGGCTTCATTTTACACGTTCAGGGAGAGATACTGTGGACTGTCTTTACTGCAAGAAGAGACTGAAATACCAGAGTGGCTCGACCACTAATATGCACAAACATCTACATCAACACCATCCCTACGTCAACAACACCAAGGGCCACCAG gaaaCGACTATGGTTGTTCAGAAAAATGTGACCACATGTATAAGAAAATCAAGGACACGGTCAGTGGAAAAGGTGTCTCTGCGGACAAAACAACAACCACTTGTGGTTAAGGGT GCTTCCGAGTCACAGGAGAGAGATGTGGAGTCTAGCGAGAGTGTGGATGCCCACCCCGTAGCCAGCCAGCTCCTACAGCTGCAAGTGCATGCACTCCTGAAGCAactggaggagaaagagagacaactCACACAGGCATATGAG ACGTTTCAGAACACAGTTCGAGGTCTGAGTGAGGACATGGAGTCAATACAGGAGCAGCTCACTCATCTGAACGG AAAGTATCAGGGTGCAAAGAAAGGGAGACCTTGCAGTTCAGTCAAATCTAACAGTCAAGTACCAACGGCAGTACCTTCCACTGTTAGGCACACTCGGTCAATTGAGTACGAG GCGTGTGAGGGCCGCCCCCTGCTTACCCTTTCCTGCACCTCTGAGCCCAATTCTCCTGGTTTTGATGAAACGGAAGGGTCACCACAAAGGTCATCCAAGGATCAGGAAGTCACTATTATCGGCCTGCTGACTCCTTCCTCCACAGCTGTTGCCAACAGCGACAGCATTTTG GAATTTGTGAACACATTCATGCAGACTGCTTATACCTCTGAGGCCAGCGCCACCACCGCTGCAGGCTCAGGCAGCGACACAGAAAGACAACCAGTGCACCTTCCGCTGAAGACACTGTCAGTGAGGCTGCAGGACTGCAGGCATAAACTGGGTCCAGATGGCATTTTCACAGTTCAGAGTGTAAAGATGCACGGTCGTCAGGAGGATAGGGAttttgaagatgaagatgactaTGACAACGacgatgatggtggtgatgatgatgtctCAGATTATAATCATGAGTCAGACCCAGATTACAGACCTGAAGATGATGGCAACAGCGATAAAAACCCTGAAA AGTTTTTCCAGAGGTTTTGCAAGAAGAAGAGGAGTCAACAGGGATCCTCACAGCGTGCAATGCAGCACCCCGAGAAAGCTTCACCCCCTCAGAAAGCTTCTCTGAAAGTACATGGGGGAAGTTCTTCAGAGGAAAGGCCCTTCAAGTGTCCCTTGTGTGGCAAGAGTTATAAATATTGTCCGGACTACATTCAGCATTTAAAAACTCATAGCTCACCGACCTTCACACCGCATGGTCAACAAGAGAGGGAGGATGACAATGATGATGATCATATCAACACCGAGAAGGATCCGGAGAACAACCTTGAAAATGGTGGCAACAGTTATGACCGCCCTAAAA GTTTCCCAACAATACTTTCCGAGTCAACAATTTTAA ATGATCTTGGCCGTCACAAGGAGGCAGAAGAGGAGATGTATAataacgatgatgatgatgatgatgagattGATGGTGATGGCAATAAAGTGGCCAATG ATGAGGCTTTGCAGTCTTCTTCTAATGACGGCAACAACATCTCATTCAAAGACAACATGGGCAATAAGATTGGGGATGCCACCGTTTATCAATGTCTCTAA
- the LOC121718268 gene encoding uncharacterized protein LOC121718268 isoform X1: MIKETTNMMEDNGNVTGKRKGKEKTSVVWAHFTVLEEDRPTVMCVHCKKTFYLCQGSTSSMLNHLKAQHPTELDHTDGHKSQSEQLLDVHADEHKTSPIKERKGKRSIVWLHFTRSGRDTVDCLYCKKRLKYQSGSTTNMHKHLHQHHPYVNNTKGHQETTMVVQKNVTTCIRKSRTRSVEKVSLRTKQQPLVVKGASESQERDVESSESVDAHPVASQLLQLQVHALLKQLEEKERQLTQAYETFQNTVRGLSEDMESIQEQLTHLNGKYQGAKKGRPCSSVKSNSQVPTAVPSTVRHTRSIEYEACEGRPLLTLSCTSEPNSPGFDETEGSPQRSSKDQEVTIIGLLTPSSTAVANSDSILEFVNTFMQTAYTSEASATTAAGSGSDTERQPVHLPLKTLSVRLQDCRHKLGPDGIFTVQSVKMHGRQEDRDFEDEDDYDNDDDGGDDDVSDYNHESDPDYRPEDDGNSDKNPEKFFQRFCKKKRSQQGSSQRAMQHPEKASPPQKASLKVHGGSSSEERPFKCPLCGKSYKYCPDYIQHLKTHSSPTFTPHGQQEREDDNDDDHINTEKDPENNLENGGNSYDRPKSFPTILSESTILNDLGRHKEAEEEMYNNDDDDDDEIDGDGNKVANGKDTNYNLEDDCNSNDNPEDEALQSSSNDGNNISFKDNMGNKIGDATVYQCL, from the exons ATGATCAAGGAAACGACAAATATGATGGAAGACAACGGCAACGTTACTGGCAAACGTAAAGGAAAAGAGAAGACTTCAGTAGTGTGGGCTCATTTCACGGTTTTGGAGgaagataggcctactgttatgtGTGTTCATTGCAAAAAGACTTTCTACCTATGCCAGGGTTCGACCTCGTCTATGCTCAATCATCTAAAAGCACAGCATCCCACTGAGCTCGATCACACCGATGGCCACAAA TCTCAGTCCGAGCAGCTGTTGGATGTCCATGCGGATGAGCACAAGACCAGTCCCATTaaggagagaaaagggaagCGCTCCATTGTGTGGCTTCATTTTACACGTTCAGGGAGAGATACTGTGGACTGTCTTTACTGCAAGAAGAGACTGAAATACCAGAGTGGCTCGACCACTAATATGCACAAACATCTACATCAACACCATCCCTACGTCAACAACACCAAGGGCCACCAG gaaaCGACTATGGTTGTTCAGAAAAATGTGACCACATGTATAAGAAAATCAAGGACACGGTCAGTGGAAAAGGTGTCTCTGCGGACAAAACAACAACCACTTGTGGTTAAGGGT GCTTCCGAGTCACAGGAGAGAGATGTGGAGTCTAGCGAGAGTGTGGATGCCCACCCCGTAGCCAGCCAGCTCCTACAGCTGCAAGTGCATGCACTCCTGAAGCAactggaggagaaagagagacaactCACACAGGCATATGAG ACGTTTCAGAACACAGTTCGAGGTCTGAGTGAGGACATGGAGTCAATACAGGAGCAGCTCACTCATCTGAACGG AAAGTATCAGGGTGCAAAGAAAGGGAGACCTTGCAGTTCAGTCAAATCTAACAGTCAAGTACCAACGGCAGTACCTTCCACTGTTAGGCACACTCGGTCAATTGAGTACGAG GCGTGTGAGGGCCGCCCCCTGCTTACCCTTTCCTGCACCTCTGAGCCCAATTCTCCTGGTTTTGATGAAACGGAAGGGTCACCACAAAGGTCATCCAAGGATCAGGAAGTCACTATTATCGGCCTGCTGACTCCTTCCTCCACAGCTGTTGCCAACAGCGACAGCATTTTG GAATTTGTGAACACATTCATGCAGACTGCTTATACCTCTGAGGCCAGCGCCACCACCGCTGCAGGCTCAGGCAGCGACACAGAAAGACAACCAGTGCACCTTCCGCTGAAGACACTGTCAGTGAGGCTGCAGGACTGCAGGCATAAACTGGGTCCAGATGGCATTTTCACAGTTCAGAGTGTAAAGATGCACGGTCGTCAGGAGGATAGGGAttttgaagatgaagatgactaTGACAACGacgatgatggtggtgatgatgatgtctCAGATTATAATCATGAGTCAGACCCAGATTACAGACCTGAAGATGATGGCAACAGCGATAAAAACCCTGAAA AGTTTTTCCAGAGGTTTTGCAAGAAGAAGAGGAGTCAACAGGGATCCTCACAGCGTGCAATGCAGCACCCCGAGAAAGCTTCACCCCCTCAGAAAGCTTCTCTGAAAGTACATGGGGGAAGTTCTTCAGAGGAAAGGCCCTTCAAGTGTCCCTTGTGTGGCAAGAGTTATAAATATTGTCCGGACTACATTCAGCATTTAAAAACTCATAGCTCACCGACCTTCACACCGCATGGTCAACAAGAGAGGGAGGATGACAATGATGATGATCATATCAACACCGAGAAGGATCCGGAGAACAACCTTGAAAATGGTGGCAACAGTTATGACCGCCCTAAAA GTTTCCCAACAATACTTTCCGAGTCAACAATTTTAA ATGATCTTGGCCGTCACAAGGAGGCAGAAGAGGAGATGTATAataacgatgatgatgatgatgatgagattGATGGTGATGGCAATAAAGTGGCCAATGGTAAAGACACCAATTACAACCTTGAAGATGATTGCAACAGTAATGATAACCCTGAAG ATGAGGCTTTGCAGTCTTCTTCTAATGACGGCAACAACATCTCATTCAAAGACAACATGGGCAATAAGATTGGGGATGCCACCGTTTATCAATGTCTCTAA
- the LOC121718268 gene encoding uncharacterized protein LOC121718268 isoform X6: MIKETTNMMEDNGNVTGKRKGKEKTSVVWAHFTVLEEDRPTVMCVHCKKTFYLCQGSTSSMLNHLKAQHPTELDHTDGHKSQSEQLLDVHADEHKTSPIKERKGKRSIVWLHFTRSGRDTVDCLYCKKRLKYQSGSTTNMHKHLHQHHPYVNNTKGHQETTMVVQKNVTTCIRKSRTRSVEKVSLRTKQQPLVVKGASESQERDVESSESVDAHPVASQLLQLQVHALLKQLEEKERQLTQAYETFQNTVRGLSEDMESIQEQLTHLNGKYQGAKKGRPCSSVKSNSQVPTAVPSTVRHTRSIEYEACEGRPLLTLSCTSEPNSPGFDETEGSPQRSSKDQEVTIIGLLTPSSTAVANSDSILEFVNTFMQTAYTSEASATTAAGSGSDTERQPVHLPLKTLSVRLQDCRHKLGPDGIFTVQSVKMHGRQEDRDFEDEDDYDNDDDGGDDDVSDYNHESDPDYRPEDDGNSDKNPEKFFQRFCKKKRSQQGSSQRAMQHPEKASPPQKASLKVHGGSSSEERPFKCPLCGKSYKYCPDYIQHLKTHSSPTFTPHGQQEREDDNDDDHINTEKDPENNLENGGNSYDRPKSM, from the exons ATGATCAAGGAAACGACAAATATGATGGAAGACAACGGCAACGTTACTGGCAAACGTAAAGGAAAAGAGAAGACTTCAGTAGTGTGGGCTCATTTCACGGTTTTGGAGgaagataggcctactgttatgtGTGTTCATTGCAAAAAGACTTTCTACCTATGCCAGGGTTCGACCTCGTCTATGCTCAATCATCTAAAAGCACAGCATCCCACTGAGCTCGATCACACCGATGGCCACAAA TCTCAGTCCGAGCAGCTGTTGGATGTCCATGCGGATGAGCACAAGACCAGTCCCATTaaggagagaaaagggaagCGCTCCATTGTGTGGCTTCATTTTACACGTTCAGGGAGAGATACTGTGGACTGTCTTTACTGCAAGAAGAGACTGAAATACCAGAGTGGCTCGACCACTAATATGCACAAACATCTACATCAACACCATCCCTACGTCAACAACACCAAGGGCCACCAG gaaaCGACTATGGTTGTTCAGAAAAATGTGACCACATGTATAAGAAAATCAAGGACACGGTCAGTGGAAAAGGTGTCTCTGCGGACAAAACAACAACCACTTGTGGTTAAGGGT GCTTCCGAGTCACAGGAGAGAGATGTGGAGTCTAGCGAGAGTGTGGATGCCCACCCCGTAGCCAGCCAGCTCCTACAGCTGCAAGTGCATGCACTCCTGAAGCAactggaggagaaagagagacaactCACACAGGCATATGAG ACGTTTCAGAACACAGTTCGAGGTCTGAGTGAGGACATGGAGTCAATACAGGAGCAGCTCACTCATCTGAACGG AAAGTATCAGGGTGCAAAGAAAGGGAGACCTTGCAGTTCAGTCAAATCTAACAGTCAAGTACCAACGGCAGTACCTTCCACTGTTAGGCACACTCGGTCAATTGAGTACGAG GCGTGTGAGGGCCGCCCCCTGCTTACCCTTTCCTGCACCTCTGAGCCCAATTCTCCTGGTTTTGATGAAACGGAAGGGTCACCACAAAGGTCATCCAAGGATCAGGAAGTCACTATTATCGGCCTGCTGACTCCTTCCTCCACAGCTGTTGCCAACAGCGACAGCATTTTG GAATTTGTGAACACATTCATGCAGACTGCTTATACCTCTGAGGCCAGCGCCACCACCGCTGCAGGCTCAGGCAGCGACACAGAAAGACAACCAGTGCACCTTCCGCTGAAGACACTGTCAGTGAGGCTGCAGGACTGCAGGCATAAACTGGGTCCAGATGGCATTTTCACAGTTCAGAGTGTAAAGATGCACGGTCGTCAGGAGGATAGGGAttttgaagatgaagatgactaTGACAACGacgatgatggtggtgatgatgatgtctCAGATTATAATCATGAGTCAGACCCAGATTACAGACCTGAAGATGATGGCAACAGCGATAAAAACCCTGAAA AGTTTTTCCAGAGGTTTTGCAAGAAGAAGAGGAGTCAACAGGGATCCTCACAGCGTGCAATGCAGCACCCCGAGAAAGCTTCACCCCCTCAGAAAGCTTCTCTGAAAGTACATGGGGGAAGTTCTTCAGAGGAAAGGCCCTTCAAGTGTCCCTTGTGTGGCAAGAGTTATAAATATTGTCCGGACTACATTCAGCATTTAAAAACTCATAGCTCACCGACCTTCACACCGCATGGTCAACAAGAGAGGGAGGATGACAATGATGATGATCATATCAACACCGAGAAGGATCCGGAGAACAACCTTGAAAATGGTGGCAACAGTTATGACCGCCCTAAAAGTATGTGA
- the LOC121718268 gene encoding uncharacterized protein LOC121718268 isoform X2 — translation MIKETTNMMEDNGNVTGKRKGKEKTSVVWAHFTVLEEDRPTVMCVHCKKTFYLCQGSTSSMLNHLKAQHPTELDHTDGHKSQSEQLLDVHADEHKTSPIKERKGKRSIVWLHFTRSGRDTVDCLYCKKRLKYQSGSTTNMHKHLHQHHPYVNNTKGHQETTMVVQKNVTTCIRKSRTRSVEKVSLRTKQQPLVVKGASESQERDVESSESVDAHPVASQLLQLQVHALLKQLEEKERQLTQAYETFQNTVRGLSEDMESIQEQLTHLNGKYQGAKKGRPCSSVKSNSQVPTAVPSTVRHTRSIEYEACEGRPLLTLSCTSEPNSPGFDETEGSPQRSSKDQEVTIIGLLTPSSTAVANSDSILEFVNTFMQTAYTSEASATTAAGSGSDTERQPVHLPLKTLSVRLQDCRHKLGPDGIFTVQSVKMHGRQEDRDFEDEDDYDNDDDGGDDDVSDYNHESDPDYRPEDDGNSDKNPEKFFQRFCKKKRSQQGSSQRAMQHPEKASPPQKASLKVHGGSSSEERPFKCPLCGKSYKYCPDYIQHLKTHSSPTFTPHGQQEREDDNDDDHINTEKDPENNLENGGNSYDRPKNDLGRHKEAEEEMYNNDDDDDDEIDGDGNKVANGKDTNYNLEDDCNSNDNPEDEALQSSSNDGNNISFKDNMGNKIGDATVYQCL, via the exons ATGATCAAGGAAACGACAAATATGATGGAAGACAACGGCAACGTTACTGGCAAACGTAAAGGAAAAGAGAAGACTTCAGTAGTGTGGGCTCATTTCACGGTTTTGGAGgaagataggcctactgttatgtGTGTTCATTGCAAAAAGACTTTCTACCTATGCCAGGGTTCGACCTCGTCTATGCTCAATCATCTAAAAGCACAGCATCCCACTGAGCTCGATCACACCGATGGCCACAAA TCTCAGTCCGAGCAGCTGTTGGATGTCCATGCGGATGAGCACAAGACCAGTCCCATTaaggagagaaaagggaagCGCTCCATTGTGTGGCTTCATTTTACACGTTCAGGGAGAGATACTGTGGACTGTCTTTACTGCAAGAAGAGACTGAAATACCAGAGTGGCTCGACCACTAATATGCACAAACATCTACATCAACACCATCCCTACGTCAACAACACCAAGGGCCACCAG gaaaCGACTATGGTTGTTCAGAAAAATGTGACCACATGTATAAGAAAATCAAGGACACGGTCAGTGGAAAAGGTGTCTCTGCGGACAAAACAACAACCACTTGTGGTTAAGGGT GCTTCCGAGTCACAGGAGAGAGATGTGGAGTCTAGCGAGAGTGTGGATGCCCACCCCGTAGCCAGCCAGCTCCTACAGCTGCAAGTGCATGCACTCCTGAAGCAactggaggagaaagagagacaactCACACAGGCATATGAG ACGTTTCAGAACACAGTTCGAGGTCTGAGTGAGGACATGGAGTCAATACAGGAGCAGCTCACTCATCTGAACGG AAAGTATCAGGGTGCAAAGAAAGGGAGACCTTGCAGTTCAGTCAAATCTAACAGTCAAGTACCAACGGCAGTACCTTCCACTGTTAGGCACACTCGGTCAATTGAGTACGAG GCGTGTGAGGGCCGCCCCCTGCTTACCCTTTCCTGCACCTCTGAGCCCAATTCTCCTGGTTTTGATGAAACGGAAGGGTCACCACAAAGGTCATCCAAGGATCAGGAAGTCACTATTATCGGCCTGCTGACTCCTTCCTCCACAGCTGTTGCCAACAGCGACAGCATTTTG GAATTTGTGAACACATTCATGCAGACTGCTTATACCTCTGAGGCCAGCGCCACCACCGCTGCAGGCTCAGGCAGCGACACAGAAAGACAACCAGTGCACCTTCCGCTGAAGACACTGTCAGTGAGGCTGCAGGACTGCAGGCATAAACTGGGTCCAGATGGCATTTTCACAGTTCAGAGTGTAAAGATGCACGGTCGTCAGGAGGATAGGGAttttgaagatgaagatgactaTGACAACGacgatgatggtggtgatgatgatgtctCAGATTATAATCATGAGTCAGACCCAGATTACAGACCTGAAGATGATGGCAACAGCGATAAAAACCCTGAAA AGTTTTTCCAGAGGTTTTGCAAGAAGAAGAGGAGTCAACAGGGATCCTCACAGCGTGCAATGCAGCACCCCGAGAAAGCTTCACCCCCTCAGAAAGCTTCTCTGAAAGTACATGGGGGAAGTTCTTCAGAGGAAAGGCCCTTCAAGTGTCCCTTGTGTGGCAAGAGTTATAAATATTGTCCGGACTACATTCAGCATTTAAAAACTCATAGCTCACCGACCTTCACACCGCATGGTCAACAAGAGAGGGAGGATGACAATGATGATGATCATATCAACACCGAGAAGGATCCGGAGAACAACCTTGAAAATGGTGGCAACAGTTATGACCGCCCTAAAA ATGATCTTGGCCGTCACAAGGAGGCAGAAGAGGAGATGTATAataacgatgatgatgatgatgatgagattGATGGTGATGGCAATAAAGTGGCCAATGGTAAAGACACCAATTACAACCTTGAAGATGATTGCAACAGTAATGATAACCCTGAAG ATGAGGCTTTGCAGTCTTCTTCTAATGACGGCAACAACATCTCATTCAAAGACAACATGGGCAATAAGATTGGGGATGCCACCGTTTATCAATGTCTCTAA